The Verrucomicrobiota bacterium DNA segment ACCGTAGAATCCAGACCGATGCCGATTATTACGATCCTCACTGATTTTGGCAGCGAAGACTACTTCGTCGGGGCGATGAAAGGGGTCATGCTCGCCCGCAACCCGCACGCCGTCCTCGTCGACGTCACTCACGGTATCCCTCCCCAGGATATCCGCGCGGGAGCCTTCACCCTGGCTGCCTCCTATCCCTATTTCCCGTCCGGGTCAATTCACCTGGCGGTAGTGGATCCGGGGGTAGGTTCCGATCGCCGGCCCCTGGTCATCGAAGCCGGAGGGCACCGGTTTGCCGGACCGGACAATGGCCTTTTTTCTCTCGTCCTGGACCACGACCCGGCCGCGCGCGTCCGGCACGCGACGAATTCAGAATTTTTCCTCGCAGCCCGAAGTTCGACCTTCCACGGTCGCGACATCTTCGCACCGGTCTGCGCCGCCTTGTCGCTCGGCGTCGCTCCGGAGCGGTTTGGCCCGATCGTGACTGATCCCGTCCGGTTTCGGTTTACGCAGGTTGAAGTCGCACCGAACGGAGCGATGCTCGGCGCGATTCTCCACGTCGATCAC contains these protein-coding regions:
- a CDS encoding SAM-dependent chlorinase/fluorinase, with the protein product MPIITILTDFGSEDYFVGAMKGVMLARNPHAVLVDVTHGIPPQDIRAGAFTLAASYPYFPSGSIHLAVVDPGVGSDRRPLVIEAGGHRFAGPDNGLFSLVLDHDPAARVRHATNSEFFLAARSSTFHGRDIFAPVCAALSLGVAPERFGPIVTDPVRFRFTQVEVAPNGAMLGAILHVDHFGNCVTNLTWDLVREKASGRSVRLQVREVVIERLLTYYGEASERPLEPFLIVGSAGFLEISLCCSSAARQLNIGAGEPVRLTVGNGSPA